The following proteins come from a genomic window of Neofelis nebulosa isolate mNeoNeb1 chromosome 5, mNeoNeb1.pri, whole genome shotgun sequence:
- the STRIT1 gene encoding sarcoplasmic/endoplasmic reticulum calcium ATPase regulator DWORF encodes MAEKESTLSHLLVPILLLIGWIVGCIIMVYVVFS; translated from the exons ATGGCTGAAAAAG aatCTACACTATCACACCTTCTGGTCCCTATTCTTCTCTTGATTGGCTGGATTGTGGGCTGCATCATAATGGTTTATGTTGTCTTCTCTTAG